The Streptomyces sp. Mut1 genome window below encodes:
- a CDS encoding 3-oxoacyl-ACP synthase III family protein, whose protein sequence is MTNVHIAATGTALPGKPVDNTTLATMLGVSKEWIDLFVGTRTRYFGWDPATGEVRGSLADLCAEAAAQAVRASGLGLADIEFLVLATATPDTLLPTTATEVADRLGLDHLPVYQIQAGCSGAVQALDLGRGLILGGRHAGLVIGGDVTHRFLSPRQDAAKIPTGELVNYVLFGDGAGAAVLTAEPEGERIAVRSVLNSWTGRGRSPGQLLDWYGTTDRDSDRPMLAEDYKAIEEHVPPIASEILWELLGGLGWSLDDIGFLLPPQLSERMTARIVDRLPQGPARNISCVADTGNTGNALPFLQLDRLVPELGEGDRAVGLCVESSRWIRAGFALEKV, encoded by the coding sequence ATGACGAACGTCCATATCGCCGCGACCGGCACCGCCCTGCCCGGCAAGCCGGTGGACAACACCACCCTCGCCACGATGCTGGGCGTCAGCAAGGAGTGGATCGACCTCTTCGTCGGCACCCGGACCCGCTACTTCGGCTGGGACCCCGCCACCGGCGAGGTGCGGGGCTCGCTGGCCGACCTGTGCGCCGAGGCCGCCGCCCAGGCCGTGCGGGCGTCCGGGCTCGGCCTCGCCGACATCGAGTTCCTGGTGCTCGCGACCGCCACCCCCGACACGCTCCTGCCGACCACCGCGACCGAGGTCGCCGACCGGCTCGGCCTCGACCACCTGCCCGTCTACCAGATCCAGGCCGGCTGCTCCGGCGCGGTCCAGGCACTCGACCTGGGACGCGGCCTGATCCTGGGCGGCCGGCACGCCGGGCTCGTCATCGGCGGCGACGTCACCCACCGCTTCCTTTCGCCCCGGCAGGACGCGGCGAAGATCCCCACCGGTGAGCTGGTCAACTACGTCCTGTTCGGTGACGGAGCCGGCGCCGCCGTCCTCACCGCCGAACCGGAGGGCGAGCGGATCGCCGTCCGGTCGGTGCTGAACTCCTGGACCGGACGCGGCCGGAGCCCCGGCCAGCTCCTGGACTGGTACGGCACCACCGACCGCGATTCGGACCGGCCGATGCTCGCCGAGGACTACAAGGCGATCGAGGAGCACGTCCCGCCGATCGCCTCCGAGATCCTCTGGGAGCTGCTCGGCGGCCTCGGCTGGAGCCTGGACGACATCGGCTTCCTGCTGCCGCCGCAGCTCTCCGAGCGGATGACCGCCCGCATCGTGGACCGGCTGCCCCAGGGCCCGGCCCGGAACATCTCCTGCGTCGCCGACACGGGCAACACCGGCAATGCTCTGCCATTTCTCCAGCTCGACCGACTAGTACCCGAACTCGGGGAAGGCGATCGGGCAGTCGGCCTGTGCGTGGAATCCAGCCGGTGGATCAGAGCCGGGTTCGCCCTGGAGAAGGTGTGA
- a CDS encoding HAD-IIIC family phosphatase yields MTTGLDQLRDLRKRGLLEKAYDQVAGVLAQEGPGGARADTAAVGRLLAGLDPGAVLSHHPATPVVTVAVTGQSTVGQVLDPLRGELARHGLLLRAVLGEHGTYLRDLTDPAGELHTAAPDLTLCLLDAETVFEQVPGVWRPEDVEAAAADVLARCAALADAAPGTLVLNTLPLPWTYSRQLIDHRSRARLGAVWREFNARLLRLTERSPAPVVIDLDPLVAEGGPVTDPALARYAKVRLGAPLLAGYAREVAHLARALRGATRKCLVLDLDHTLWDGVLAEEGPDGIAAAGTLRGEAFGAFQTCVRQLASQGVLLAVSSKNDPAEVARVLADHPDLVLREGDFVAVNANWDPKDGNLADIARRLDLGTDALVFADDSPAERAQVRHGLPEVAVVPLDGEPATHVARLLADGWFDVPSLTEEDRARNGQYRALGERRKLREGSGSHEEFLRALDVRLETGPPQPHEAARIAQLTLRTNQFNLAGGGLTEAAVAEVAADAGRQVLVARCSDRFGDNGLVGAALITEAAGQWHLDNLWISCRVLGRGVEHAFLAVLLSRARRHGLTAVGARHVPTARNHRARDLYPSCGFVARELPEPGEHGDGTSAYLHDLLVLPGIPGHICVTESGKAPR; encoded by the coding sequence ATGACCACGGGACTGGACCAGCTGCGTGATCTGCGAAAACGGGGGCTGCTGGAGAAGGCGTACGACCAGGTCGCCGGGGTGCTCGCCCAGGAGGGGCCGGGCGGCGCACGGGCCGACACCGCTGCGGTGGGACGACTGCTCGCCGGCCTCGACCCCGGTGCCGTGCTGAGCCACCACCCGGCGACCCCGGTCGTCACCGTCGCCGTCACCGGCCAGTCCACGGTCGGCCAGGTGCTCGACCCGCTGCGGGGCGAACTGGCCCGCCACGGGCTGCTCCTGCGCGCGGTCCTCGGCGAGCACGGGACCTATCTGCGCGACCTGACCGACCCGGCCGGGGAGCTGCACACGGCCGCACCCGACCTCACCCTGTGCCTGCTGGACGCCGAGACCGTCTTCGAGCAGGTCCCCGGGGTGTGGCGCCCCGAGGACGTGGAGGCGGCCGCCGCCGACGTCCTGGCCCGGTGCGCCGCGCTCGCCGACGCCGCGCCGGGCACCCTGGTCCTCAACACCCTGCCGCTGCCGTGGACGTACAGCAGACAGCTCATCGACCACCGCTCCCGGGCCCGGCTCGGCGCGGTCTGGCGGGAGTTCAACGCCCGCCTGCTGCGGCTCACCGAGCGCTCGCCCGCGCCCGTGGTCATCGACCTCGATCCGCTGGTCGCCGAGGGCGGACCGGTCACCGACCCCGCACTCGCCCGGTACGCCAAGGTGCGGCTCGGCGCGCCCCTGCTCGCCGGATACGCCAGGGAGGTCGCCCACCTGGCGCGCGCCCTGCGCGGCGCCACCCGCAAATGCCTGGTGCTCGACCTCGACCACACCCTGTGGGACGGGGTACTCGCCGAGGAGGGGCCCGACGGCATCGCCGCCGCGGGCACGCTGCGCGGGGAGGCGTTCGGCGCCTTCCAGACCTGCGTACGCCAGCTGGCGTCGCAGGGCGTGCTCCTCGCCGTGAGCAGCAAGAACGACCCCGCGGAGGTGGCGCGGGTGCTCGCGGACCATCCCGATCTGGTGCTGCGTGAAGGGGACTTCGTGGCGGTCAACGCCAACTGGGACCCCAAGGACGGCAACCTCGCCGACATCGCCCGCCGGCTCGATCTGGGCACCGACGCCCTGGTCTTCGCCGACGACTCACCGGCCGAGCGGGCGCAGGTGCGCCACGGCCTGCCCGAGGTCGCCGTGGTGCCGCTCGACGGGGAGCCCGCGACACATGTGGCACGGCTGCTGGCCGACGGCTGGTTCGACGTGCCGAGCCTGACCGAGGAGGACCGGGCCAGGAACGGCCAGTACCGGGCCCTCGGGGAGCGCCGGAAGCTCCGGGAGGGCTCCGGCTCGCACGAGGAATTCCTGCGCGCCCTGGACGTCCGGCTGGAGACCGGCCCGCCGCAGCCGCACGAGGCGGCCCGGATCGCGCAGCTGACCCTGCGGACCAATCAGTTCAACCTCGCCGGGGGCGGCCTCACCGAGGCGGCCGTGGCCGAGGTGGCGGCCGACGCCGGGCGGCAGGTGCTGGTGGCCCGCTGCTCGGACCGGTTCGGGGACAACGGCCTGGTCGGCGCGGCCCTGATCACCGAGGCCGCCGGGCAGTGGCACCTGGACAACCTGTGGATCAGCTGCCGGGTGCTCGGCCGGGGCGTCGAACACGCTTTCCTCGCCGTACTGTTGAGCAGAGCCAGGCGCCACGGACTGACCGCCGTGGGCGCCCGCCACGTGCCCACTGCCCGCAATCACCGGGCCCGGGACCTCTATCCGTCCTGTGGGTTCGTCGCCCGTGAACTGCCCGAGCCGGGGGAGCACGGGGACGGGACTTCGGCCTACCTCCACGACCTGCTGGTGCTGCCGGGGATCCCCGGCCACATATGTGTCACCGAGTCCGGAAAGGCACCCCGATGA
- a CDS encoding phosphopantetheine-binding protein → MSTVDLVGLDAFLRLVGDDLGLDVEGGAGADLALADVPGWDSLNLLRLVALLEESGHHVPVHRLLEAQSLRDIHTLVKEYG, encoded by the coding sequence ATGAGCACCGTAGACCTGGTGGGCCTCGACGCGTTCCTGCGGCTCGTGGGCGATGACCTGGGACTGGACGTGGAGGGCGGCGCGGGAGCGGATCTGGCCCTCGCGGACGTGCCCGGCTGGGATTCCCTGAACCTGCTCCGGCTGGTGGCCCTCCTGGAGGAGTCCGGCCACCACGTTCCGGTGCACCGTCTGCTGGAGGCACAGAGCCTCCGGGACATTCACACCCTCGTTAAGGAGTACGGATGA
- a CDS encoding 4'-phosphopantetheinyl transferase family protein — protein sequence MTAPGSLTLGSPLGEPVAVVPGGDSWNRVRDDLTTHGSALAYAWLKDLEPAVPSGDGLRELLGRDWTRYLDLTHSDVRNRYVASRMLLKHAAGAVLASEPADLELAYGPTGRPYLRGCDQIDISLSHTEDLLLVGLTTCGLIGVDAERADRDMYGGGLVRHICTPYEAVLLSGMPEKERNGALVRLWTLKEAYSKAIGQGMQFRFTEFGFGPDGRPVRVQRPDGTAGTGEEWGFRTFPLEDGYVVSAAVYDAGFGKLQDAHVTTMLDQDCVDAITEALDEEEGGGTGG from the coding sequence ATGACCGCCCCGGGCAGCCTCACGCTCGGTTCACCGCTCGGTGAACCCGTCGCCGTGGTACCCGGAGGCGACTCGTGGAACAGAGTCAGGGACGACCTGACCACCCACGGCAGCGCCCTGGCCTACGCGTGGCTGAAGGACCTGGAGCCCGCGGTGCCCTCGGGCGACGGTCTGCGCGAGCTTCTGGGCCGCGACTGGACGCGCTACCTCGACCTCACCCACTCCGACGTGCGCAACCGGTACGTCGCCTCGCGGATGCTGCTCAAGCACGCCGCGGGGGCGGTGCTCGCCAGTGAACCGGCCGACCTGGAGCTGGCGTACGGGCCGACCGGCCGCCCGTATCTGCGCGGCTGCGACCAGATCGACATCAGCCTCAGCCACACCGAGGACCTGCTGCTCGTCGGGCTGACCACCTGCGGGCTGATCGGCGTGGACGCCGAGCGGGCCGACCGCGACATGTACGGCGGCGGGCTCGTCCGGCACATCTGTACGCCGTACGAGGCGGTGCTGCTGTCCGGGATGCCGGAGAAGGAGCGCAACGGCGCCCTGGTGCGGCTGTGGACGCTGAAGGAGGCGTACAGCAAGGCGATCGGGCAGGGGATGCAGTTCCGCTTCACCGAGTTCGGCTTCGGCCCGGACGGCCGGCCGGTCCGCGTGCAGCGACCCGATGGCACGGCGGGCACCGGGGAGGAGTGGGGCTTCCGCACCTTCCCGCTGGAGGACGGCTACGTCGTCAGCGCGGCGGTGTACGACGCGGGGTTCGGCAAGCTCCAGGACGCCCATGTCACGACGATGCTCGACCAGGACTGCGTGGACGCGATCACGGAGGCGCTGGACGAGGAGGAGGGCGGAGGCACCGGCGGGTGA
- a CDS encoding LuxR C-terminal-related transcriptional regulator encodes MSAAAYGIAVECGRFDRERIAKDLSLTHDEVARVESVLVGVRLLQSVPGHSHQLTPVTPDAAAASLVGPAERQIRDLQQAVTEVRAQLMSLTPLYFEGRRVRNHLEAIDIISDPARIQALLDHLGQTCKHELITVQPGGARPADMLDDARASALSILSRGVRIRTIYQHTARNDLPTRSYVRDVTLQGAEVRTADEVIDRLIIYDREVAFLPARSAREGSFPGAAVVREPTLVAFLCSVFEYLWEGATPYVVESQRPPSSTDELKWSIIRLMTKGYKDEMVARRLGMSVRTCRRHIAEITEQLEATSRFQAGYNAARQEMLARDTARQPY; translated from the coding sequence GTGAGCGCTGCGGCATACGGCATCGCCGTCGAGTGCGGCCGCTTCGACCGGGAACGGATTGCCAAGGACCTGTCCCTCACGCACGACGAGGTCGCCCGGGTCGAGAGCGTGCTGGTCGGTGTCCGGCTGCTCCAGTCGGTGCCGGGTCACTCGCACCAGCTGACCCCCGTCACGCCCGACGCCGCCGCCGCCTCCCTGGTGGGCCCCGCCGAACGGCAGATCCGCGACCTCCAGCAGGCCGTCACCGAGGTCCGGGCGCAGCTGATGTCGCTGACCCCCCTGTATTTCGAGGGCCGCCGGGTGCGCAACCACCTGGAAGCCATCGACATCATCAGCGACCCCGCCCGCATCCAGGCCCTCCTGGACCACCTCGGGCAGACCTGCAAGCACGAGCTGATCACCGTCCAGCCCGGCGGCGCGCGCCCGGCGGACATGCTCGACGACGCCAGGGCCAGCGCCCTGTCCATCCTGTCGCGCGGGGTGCGCATCCGGACCATCTACCAGCACACCGCGCGCAACGACCTGCCCACCCGCTCCTACGTCCGCGACGTCACGTTGCAGGGCGCGGAGGTCCGGACCGCCGACGAGGTGATCGACCGGCTGATCATCTACGACAGGGAGGTGGCCTTCCTGCCGGCGCGGTCGGCCCGCGAGGGCAGCTTCCCGGGTGCGGCCGTCGTCCGCGAGCCCACACTCGTGGCGTTCCTGTGCTCCGTCTTCGAGTACCTGTGGGAGGGCGCGACCCCGTACGTCGTGGAGTCGCAGCGCCCTCCGTCCTCGACCGACGAGCTGAAGTGGTCGATCATCCGGCTGATGACCAAGGGCTACAAGGACGAGATGGTCGCCCGCAGGCTCGGCATGTCCGTACGCACCTGCCGGCGCCATATCGCCGAGATCACCGAGCAGTTGGAGGCCACCAGCCGGTTCCAGGCGGGCTACAACGCCGCCCGTCAGGAGATGCTCGCCCGCGACACGGCCAGGCAGCCCTACTGA
- a CDS encoding 4'-phosphopantetheinyl transferase family protein encodes MLTKLLPSTVATAEATADPADVFLFPEEESLISNAVPKRRQEFGTVRWCARQAMGALGVAPAAVLPGRRGVPQWAPSVVGSMTHCAGYRGVALAHERDFVSVGIDAEPNAPLRPGVLESIALPQELHRVRELEWAVPGVAWDRLLFSIKEAVYKAWFPLTGQELTFTDALVGLDAAQETFHARLLPGRDELSPAGPTTFSGRWSARDGVLVSAIAVPAHRPAEAAHSDAPRMCAAGSIR; translated from the coding sequence GTGCTCACGAAGCTCCTGCCGTCGACCGTCGCCACCGCCGAGGCCACCGCCGACCCGGCCGACGTGTTCCTCTTCCCGGAGGAGGAGTCCCTGATCAGCAACGCCGTCCCCAAGCGCCGGCAGGAGTTCGGCACGGTGCGGTGGTGCGCCCGGCAGGCCATGGGGGCGCTCGGGGTGGCGCCGGCCGCCGTGCTGCCGGGCCGGCGCGGGGTCCCGCAGTGGGCCCCCTCGGTCGTGGGGTCCATGACGCACTGCGCGGGCTACCGGGGCGTGGCGCTCGCCCATGAGCGGGACTTCGTGTCGGTCGGCATCGACGCGGAGCCCAACGCTCCGCTGCGGCCCGGGGTGCTGGAGTCGATCGCGCTGCCCCAGGAGCTGCACCGGGTCCGCGAGCTGGAGTGGGCGGTGCCGGGCGTCGCCTGGGACCGGCTGCTGTTCTCCATCAAGGAGGCCGTGTACAAGGCCTGGTTCCCGCTCACCGGCCAGGAACTGACCTTCACCGACGCGCTGGTGGGCCTGGACGCGGCCCAGGAGACCTTCCACGCCCGGCTGCTGCCGGGCCGGGACGAGCTCTCCCCGGCGGGGCCCACCACCTTCAGCGGGCGCTGGTCCGCCCGGGACGGGGTGCTGGTGAGCGCCATCGCCGTGCCCGCCCACAGGCCGGCCGAGGCCGCACACAGCGATGCTCCCCGCATGTGCGCCGCGGGGAGCATTCGCTGA
- a CDS encoding metallophosphoesterase family protein: MGISDLHVAFPENRRIVEELYPDSPADWLIVAGDVGESPDDLRWVLDLLTRRYTTVIWAPGNHDLWTLRDDPVSLRGDARYRRLVEICRSYGVHTPEDPYPVWSGPGGPLVVAPLFLLYDYSFRTPTAATKEQALEQAYEAGVVCTDEFMLHPDPYPSREAWCRARVAATEARLAACDPELRTVLVNHFPLVRTPTRILRHPEFAQWCGTELTADWHTRFRAAAVVYGHLHIPRTTWYDGVRFEEVSVGYPRERRQWGRTEVAPRRIFPAADGNC, translated from the coding sequence ATGGGCATCAGCGACCTCCATGTCGCATTCCCGGAGAACCGCCGGATCGTCGAGGAGCTGTATCCCGACAGCCCCGCCGACTGGCTGATCGTCGCCGGCGACGTGGGCGAGTCCCCGGATGATCTGCGGTGGGTGCTCGATTTGCTCACCCGGCGCTATACCACGGTGATCTGGGCACCGGGAAACCACGATCTGTGGACTCTTCGCGATGATCCTGTGTCGTTGCGTGGAGACGCTCGGTATCGCCGATTGGTCGAAATCTGTCGCTCGTACGGAGTGCACACACCGGAAGACCCCTACCCGGTCTGGTCGGGACCCGGCGGCCCGTTGGTCGTGGCCCCGCTCTTCCTGCTGTACGACTACAGCTTCCGCACGCCCACCGCCGCGACCAAGGAACAGGCACTGGAACAGGCTTACGAGGCCGGCGTGGTGTGCACCGACGAGTTCATGCTGCACCCCGACCCGTACCCCTCCCGCGAGGCCTGGTGCCGGGCCCGGGTCGCGGCCACCGAAGCGCGCCTGGCCGCCTGCGATCCGGAGCTGCGCACCGTACTGGTCAACCACTTCCCGCTGGTCCGCACGCCCACCCGGATATTGCGGCACCCCGAGTTCGCCCAGTGGTGCGGCACCGAGCTCACGGCCGACTGGCACACCCGCTTCCGGGCCGCCGCGGTCGTCTACGGCCACCTCCACATCCCGCGCACGACGTGGTACGACGGCGTGCGCTTCGAGGAGGTCTCGGTCGGCTATCCCCGGGAGCGGCGCCAATGGGGCCGGACAGAGGTGGCGCCCCGCCGTATCTTTCCGGCCGCCGACGGCAATTGCTGA
- a CDS encoding helix-turn-helix transcriptional regulator, with protein MVLFRRAEEVSLLEKLIEGCGEGNSGLLLIEGAVGCGKSEFLETVAVNAEKRGSLVLRGMATAEERRHPLGVLRQLTADAPPGTLPPLPSSSADAGRIGAMRQFAHAVRELSATAPVVVCVDDLHHVDALTGRYLLQLARGTREAKVLLALTESVHEHGDDPLLRTELLRLPHFSRLRLERFTPDAVRAMLPDRTEAETARLHRAGGGNPLLLRALLQDPGAHPGEAYTQAVLACLHRCGPATTALTEAIAVLDPLASAPHAARLAGTTEPAAARALAALEDAGLVVAGRGRGFCHPAARAAVLERMEPEARRALHREAALLARAAGAPDTVVAAQLLAARHTAEDWALPVLRAAADQHAANAALDEATALLTLARDACADEARRTEVSVRLGVVTGRTDPATAERHLAEPLAALAAGRLEPRALGPLARTLAAQGRVDESTEVLERLAAGEGRHPGAERRHGDIPGDDPLDGLSAFPQWGAAGRRGAGAPQPHPAGRAVRGAVHPAALWALPAEAEEGAAAQAAELFLRGATLAEGMVEPAVQALRTLLYLDGAERALPWCEKFAAQAAERGATGWQAVFAGLLAEARLRLGDLTGAADTAEEALRAVPGRGGGVQLCALTATLVRARTAMGQPEEAAAVLSRPVPERLTGSVHGLAYLRARGHYALATSRFHAALGDFLDIGRHMKRWGLDRPRVLPWRTDAAEALLRLGETHQADRFLADQMTTRDANDPWVRGMSLRLRASLREPKERQAMLTKAVDDLHRSGDNYELARAMSDFGQVLRVLGEPARAAMVNRRAWHVAKECGAQALCVKILPGHTGEDPEAASAAEAPNADLVASLSESEKRVALLAVHGHTNREIAQKLYITVSTVEQHLTRVYRKLEIPGRQALPVDFHLGVAEFI; from the coding sequence ATGGTTTTGTTCCGTCGCGCCGAAGAAGTATCGCTACTGGAAAAGCTGATCGAAGGATGCGGGGAAGGGAATTCCGGACTGCTCCTTATCGAAGGAGCGGTCGGCTGCGGGAAGAGTGAATTCCTGGAGACCGTGGCGGTAAATGCCGAGAAACGCGGCTCCCTCGTACTGAGGGGAATGGCCACCGCCGAGGAGAGGCGCCATCCGCTGGGCGTGCTGCGCCAGCTGACCGCCGACGCCCCGCCCGGCACGCTGCCACCCCTCCCGTCCTCGTCCGCCGACGCGGGCCGGATCGGAGCCATGCGGCAGTTCGCCCACGCCGTACGCGAGCTGAGCGCCACCGCGCCCGTGGTGGTCTGCGTGGACGACCTGCACCACGTCGACGCGCTCACCGGCCGCTACCTGCTCCAGCTCGCACGCGGCACCCGCGAGGCCAAAGTGCTCCTCGCGCTCACCGAGTCCGTCCACGAGCACGGCGACGACCCGCTGCTGCGCACCGAACTGCTGCGGCTGCCCCACTTCTCGCGCCTGCGCCTCGAACGCTTCACGCCCGACGCGGTCCGTGCGATGCTGCCCGACCGCACCGAGGCCGAGACCGCCCGGCTGCACCGGGCCGGCGGCGGCAACCCGCTGCTGCTGCGCGCCCTGCTCCAGGACCCCGGCGCCCACCCCGGCGAGGCGTACACCCAGGCCGTCCTGGCCTGCCTGCACCGCTGCGGCCCCGCCACCACCGCGCTGACCGAGGCCATCGCCGTGCTCGACCCGCTGGCGAGCGCCCCGCACGCCGCCCGCCTCGCCGGCACCACCGAACCCGCCGCCGCCCGCGCGCTCGCCGCCCTGGAGGACGCCGGACTGGTCGTCGCCGGCCGGGGGCGCGGCTTCTGCCACCCGGCCGCACGTGCCGCCGTCCTCGAACGGATGGAGCCCGAAGCCCGCCGCGCCCTGCACCGGGAGGCCGCCCTGCTGGCCCGCGCCGCCGGCGCCCCCGACACCGTCGTCGCCGCCCAGCTCCTCGCCGCCCGGCACACCGCCGAGGACTGGGCGCTGCCCGTCCTGCGCGCCGCCGCCGACCAGCACGCGGCGAACGCGGCCCTGGACGAGGCCACCGCCCTGCTGACCCTCGCCCGCGACGCGTGCGCGGACGAGGCCCGGCGCACCGAGGTGAGCGTCCGGCTCGGCGTCGTCACCGGCCGCACCGACCCGGCCACCGCCGAACGCCACCTCGCCGAACCCCTGGCCGCGCTGGCCGCAGGCCGGCTGGAACCGCGCGCGCTGGGCCCGCTGGCCCGGACCCTGGCCGCGCAGGGCCGGGTCGACGAGTCGACCGAGGTGCTGGAACGCCTCGCGGCGGGCGAGGGCCGCCATCCGGGCGCCGAGCGCAGGCACGGGGACATCCCGGGCGACGACCCGCTCGACGGTCTCTCGGCGTTCCCCCAGTGGGGCGCGGCCGGGCGGCGCGGCGCCGGCGCCCCCCAGCCGCACCCGGCGGGCCGGGCCGTGCGGGGGGCCGTCCACCCGGCGGCCCTGTGGGCACTGCCCGCCGAGGCCGAGGAGGGGGCCGCCGCCCAGGCGGCCGAACTCTTCCTGCGCGGCGCCACCCTGGCCGAGGGCATGGTCGAACCGGCCGTGCAGGCCCTGCGCACCCTGCTGTATCTGGACGGTGCCGAGCGGGCGCTGCCCTGGTGCGAGAAGTTCGCCGCGCAGGCGGCCGAACGCGGCGCGACCGGCTGGCAGGCGGTCTTCGCCGGGCTGCTGGCCGAGGCCCGGCTGCGCCTCGGTGATCTGACCGGCGCCGCCGACACGGCCGAGGAGGCCCTGCGCGCGGTGCCGGGCCGGGGCGGCGGGGTGCAGCTGTGCGCGCTCACGGCGACGCTGGTGCGGGCCCGCACCGCGATGGGGCAGCCCGAGGAGGCGGCCGCCGTGCTGAGCCGGCCCGTCCCCGAGCGGCTGACCGGCAGCGTCCACGGCCTCGCCTACCTGCGCGCCCGGGGTCACTACGCGCTCGCCACGAGCCGATTCCACGCGGCGCTCGGCGACTTCCTGGACATCGGCCGGCACATGAAGCGCTGGGGCCTGGACCGGCCGAGGGTCCTGCCGTGGCGGACCGACGCGGCGGAGGCGCTGCTCCGGCTCGGCGAGACCCACCAGGCCGACCGCTTCCTCGCCGACCAGATGACCACCCGCGACGCCAACGACCCCTGGGTTCGGGGGATGTCACTGCGGCTGCGGGCCTCCCTGCGCGAGCCGAAGGAGCGGCAGGCGATGCTCACGAAGGCCGTGGACGACCTGCACCGCTCCGGTGACAACTACGAACTGGCGCGGGCCATGAGCGACTTCGGCCAGGTCCTGCGGGTGCTGGGCGAGCCGGCCCGCGCCGCCATGGTCAACCGCCGGGCCTGGCACGTGGCGAAGGAGTGCGGGGCCCAGGCCCTGTGCGTGAAGATCCTCCCCGGCCACACCGGCGAGGACCCCGAGGCGGCGTCGGCGGCCGAGGCACCCAACGCCGACCTGGTGGCGAGTCTCAGCGAATCGGAGAAGCGGGTCGCGCTGCTGGCCGTGCACGGCCACACCAACCGGGAGATCGCGCAGAAGCTCTACATCACCGTCAGCACCGTGGAGCAGCACCTCACCCGCGTCTACCGCAAGCTGGAGATCCCGGGCCGGCAGGCACTCCCCGTCGACTTCCACCTGGGGGTGGCGGAGTTCATCTGA
- a CDS encoding polyprenyl synthetase family protein, which produces MTTTPTHGPPGSAATPGQLRDAMLDRVEERLARLLADESRSRRTADPRSAVLVAGVAELVQAGAERAHPVICLTGYLAAGGDPAGEDVVAACAALEFLDTCLMIRDDVRKNATLRRGIPTLHISHAAEHERNGWRGESRRFGEGTAVLAGDLAAAYGDRIAARLPRPAWELWDSLRTERTIGAHAEAAAATEYLDDAWPGQCLDGCGDGCAAGWYGLRHALLIGAALAGRDDLREPYEEYARALHAAWRLRGFLRGGPGFDGDAQFLRDIFFDARARETAEETIAGLLGRADAAVAAAPVTPRWRAELVAFARRVAGCE; this is translated from the coding sequence ATGACCACCACACCCACGCATGGCCCGCCGGGGAGTGCGGCGACCCCGGGGCAGCTGCGTGACGCCATGCTCGACCGGGTCGAGGAACGCCTCGCCCGCCTCCTCGCGGACGAGTCCCGCAGCCGCCGTACGGCCGATCCGCGCAGCGCGGTGCTGGTGGCGGGCGTGGCCGAACTGGTCCAGGCCGGAGCCGAGCGGGCCCACCCGGTCATCTGCCTGACCGGTTACCTCGCGGCCGGCGGCGACCCGGCGGGCGAGGACGTGGTGGCCGCCTGCGCCGCGCTCGAATTCCTCGACACCTGCCTGATGATCCGGGACGACGTCCGCAAGAACGCGACGCTGCGCCGGGGCATCCCCACCCTGCACATCAGCCACGCCGCCGAGCACGAACGCAACGGCTGGCGCGGCGAGTCCCGCCGCTTCGGCGAGGGCACCGCCGTCCTCGCGGGCGACCTCGCCGCCGCCTACGGGGACCGCATCGCGGCCCGCCTCCCGCGCCCGGCCTGGGAGCTGTGGGACAGCCTGCGCACCGAACGCACCATCGGCGCGCACGCCGAGGCCGCCGCCGCGACCGAATACCTGGACGACGCCTGGCCGGGGCAGTGTCTCGACGGCTGCGGCGACGGATGCGCGGCCGGCTGGTACGGACTGCGCCACGCCCTGCTCATCGGCGCGGCGCTCGCGGGCCGGGACGATCTGCGCGAGCCGTACGAGGAGTACGCGCGCGCCCTGCACGCGGCCTGGCGGCTCCGCGGATTCCTGCGCGGCGGGCCGGGGTTCGACGGCGACGCCCAGTTCCTGCGGGACATCTTCTTCGACGCGCGGGCCCGGGAGACGGCCGAGGAGACCATCGCCGGGCTTCTCGGCCGCGCCGACGCGGCGGTGGCCGCAGCCCCCGTCACCCCGCGCTGGCGCGCCGAACTCGTCGCGTTCGCCCGCCGGGTGGCCGGCTGCGAGTGA